The Pseudanabaena sp. ABRG5-3 genome includes the window TGGCAAGAATACAAGCACTTACTCCAATAAACTGGAAAATTGTATAGAGAGATCTAGCAAGATAAATCTAAACGGTTGCAGCAGTGCGTCTACGTCTACCAGTACTTGCCGTTGCCGCACCTGTAGCTGTTGTAGCAGTAGTAGCTGCCGTACCATTGCCATTACTACTTGCCGCATTGTCTTTGGCAATTACTTTCACTGCGCCTGATTTCAGGGTGACACCTAACGCATTAGGCTTAGCCGCAGGTGCTGGTGCAGACTGTGTAGAATTTGGTGGTGTTTGTAATAGGAACACGATCATGGGTTTGCTTTGGATTTGTTGACGCAAGACACGGGTGAGATCACGCTCAAGTTGACCACGCAGACCAACCCAATCAACTTCTAACTCACCTACATTGCGGGCAAAGTTGCCCCAAGAGTTCGCTAAAGAATTATCGATCGCCTTAGAAACTGCGGCAATAATCTGTGAATGCTCCATCGGTAGGACAACACCACTGAGTTGAATATCAGGTGTGGTAGAGAGCTTGCCATCTAGACCCACGGATACGGCGATCGTGAAAATACCATCACCCGCAATCTGTTGGCGATCGCGTAGGACATCACCCTTAACCATACCATCACGAGAAGAGTCAACTAGTTCCACCCCAGAAGGAACCTTGTCTACAATCTTCATATAGTCTTGGCAAACTTCGACGACATCACCATTTTCTGCAATAACAATATTTTCAGCAGGAATACCCATATTTTCCGCCATCTTGGCGTGTTGTTTGAGCATTCTCAATTCACCGTGAGCAGGGAAGAAGAACTTCGGACGCACAAGGGCAAGCATCATCTTATGTTCTTCTTGAGAACCATGCCCTGAAACGTGAATACCTTTATCCTTACCGTAGATTACATCCGCACCCAGAGCAATTAAGCGGTCAATAGTACGTACTACAGGAATTGTATTTCCAGGGATTGGATTAGCCGAGAAGATGATTGTGTCGCCTTTACGGACTTCTAGTTGCTTGTGGCTGGAATTGGACATGCGAGTTAGGGCTGACATTGGTTCACCTTGAGAGCCCGTAGTCAAAATTAGAATTTGATCATCACGATAATGACGCAAGTTTTGCAGAGGTTGGAAGAGGTCATCGCGGCACTTGATGTAACCGAGGTTACGCGCATGGGCAATCACATTCAGCATGGAACGTCCAACCACACCAACGACACGACCTTGTTTATCAGCAATATCTAAAATCATGTTTACCCGATGGACGGAAGATGCGAAGGTGGTGATAATCACGCGCCCCTTTGCCATCATGATGTATTTCTCAAGATTGGGATATACGGCTCTCTCCGAAGGGGTAATTCCAGGAAGTTCGGCATTGGTCGAATCGCTAATCAATGCTAGTACACCCTTTTCTCCATGTTCAGCTAAGCGATGTAGGTCAAAGAATTCGCCATCAACGGGAGTATGGTCAATTTTGAAATCACCCGAATGGATGACTACGCCCGCAGGAGTATTAATAGCGATCGAGAAACTGTCGGCGATCGAGTGGGTATTGCGAATGAATTCCACAAAGAAGCTACTACCGACACGTACCACATCACGGGGCATGACACGACGCAGTTCGGTGCGATTTAACACGCCTGCTTCGCGAAGTTTGTCTTCGAGCAATGCCATTGCTAAACGAGGACCATAAATTACAGGAATTTCAAACTGTTTTAAATGGAAGGAAATCGCACCAATATGATCTTCATGCCCGTGGGTGACAATCATGCCTTTGATCTTATGTTTGTTATCACGTAAATAAGTCATGTCGGGCAATACAACGTTTACTCCAGGCATCATATTGTCGGGGAAGGACAAGCCACCATCAAGCAGCATGATTTCATCGTTATATTCAAATACCCAAGTATTTTTACCGATTTCATGGAGTCCACCAAGGGCAATAATTTTGAGAGCGGGAGCGTTAGATGTAGGCATAGGTTATCTCTTTGAGTTAAAAAGTAAAAAGTAGAAAGAATAAAGGGGGAAATTGAATGTTTGAATTAGTTCAATTTATTTGGAGTTATGGAAAAATCTGTGGTTATCAATACTTTAGATAGAATGACTAAAAAGGTGTAATCCCCCCACAAGCTCATTCCGATCAGAAGTAGCAAAATTTTATGTCTCTAGATTTGAAACTCTCAGGCAATACTAGTTAAGAAGTCCTAGTTTCTTTAGTACAACTTCAAGCTTTGCTTCGAGCTCAGCGCTACCAGATACTAGAGGCGATCGCACTACGCCTGTATCTAATCCCACTAAGCGTAAAGCCGATTTTAGAGGAATAGGATTACTGGTTAAGAATAAAGCCTTAAATAGAGGGAAGAGCTGGAGGTGAATTTGCAAAGCTTCTTGGGTGTTACCTGCGGTAAAGGATTGCATCATTTTTTGGAGATGAGTACCAACTAGATGGGAAGCAACACTAACAACTCCCTTTGCACCCACTGCCATTAAGGGCAATGTGAGAGAGTCATCCCCTGAATAGATCTCAAACTCGGCGGGTGTGAGGGCGCGAATTTGACTAGCTTGATCTAAATCACCTGTCGCTTCTTTGATGCCAATAATACTCGGAATTTCCGCTAATCTAGCAACGGTTTCAGGCTCTAGTTTACAACCTGTTCGTCCAGGCACATTATAGAGAAGGATCGGTAGCTCTGGAGCAGCTTCAGCGATCGCTCGAAAATGTTGGTACAGTCCCTCCTGTGGAGGCTTGTTGTAATACGGTGTTACTTGCAGTGTACCATCTAATCCGAGATGTGCAGCTTTTTGGGTCGCAGATATAGCCTCGGAAGTAGAATTTGATCCTGTGCCAGCCATGATTTTGGCTTTTCCAGCGATCGCTTGCTGGATTACCGTAAACAATTGATATTCTTCATCCCAACTTAGGGTAGGCGATTCGCCTGTCGTACCACATACGACAATTGTATCAGTGCCTGTCTCCACAAGATGATGGGCGAGTTTTTCGGCTTGGGCATAATCGACATTCCCTTCTTTATCAAAGGGAGTAATCATTGCTGTTAGTAAACGTCCGAAATCGATTTCACTCATAGATACTCATAAATAGAAGCTTTCTGAAAGCAAACATGGCTTTCAAATTAGAGAAGAGACTTAGCAATCAGTAATTCAGCGATCTGGACTGCATTTAACGCTGC containing:
- a CDS encoding ribonuclease J; translated protein: MPTSNAPALKIIALGGLHEIGKNTWVFEYNDEIMLLDGGLSFPDNMMPGVNVVLPDMTYLRDNKHKIKGMIVTHGHEDHIGAISFHLKQFEIPVIYGPRLAMALLEDKLREAGVLNRTELRRVMPRDVVRVGSSFFVEFIRNTHSIADSFSIAINTPAGVVIHSGDFKIDHTPVDGEFFDLHRLAEHGEKGVLALISDSTNAELPGITPSERAVYPNLEKYIMMAKGRVIITTFASSVHRVNMILDIADKQGRVVGVVGRSMLNVIAHARNLGYIKCRDDLFQPLQNLRHYRDDQILILTTGSQGEPMSALTRMSNSSHKQLEVRKGDTIIFSANPIPGNTIPVVRTIDRLIALGADVIYGKDKGIHVSGHGSQEEHKMMLALVRPKFFFPAHGELRMLKQHAKMAENMGIPAENIVIAENGDVVEVCQDYMKIVDKVPSGVELVDSSRDGMVKGDVLRDRQQIAGDGIFTIAVSVGLDGKLSTTPDIQLSGVVLPMEHSQIIAAVSKAIDNSLANSWGNFARNVGELEVDWVGLRGQLERDLTRVLRQQIQSKPMIVFLLQTPPNSTQSAPAPAAKPNALGVTLKSGAVKVIAKDNAASSNGNGTAATTATTATGAATASTGRRRRTAATV
- the dapA gene encoding 4-hydroxy-tetrahydrodipicolinate synthase; protein product: MSEIDFGRLLTAMITPFDKEGNVDYAQAEKLAHHLVETGTDTIVVCGTTGESPTLSWDEEYQLFTVIQQAIAGKAKIMAGTGSNSTSEAISATQKAAHLGLDGTLQVTPYYNKPPQEGLYQHFRAIAEAAPELPILLYNVPGRTGCKLEPETVARLAEIPSIIGIKEATGDLDQASQIRALTPAEFEIYSGDDSLTLPLMAVGAKGVVSVASHLVGTHLQKMMQSFTAGNTQEALQIHLQLFPLFKALFLTSNPIPLKSALRLVGLDTGVVRSPLVSGSAELEAKLEVVLKKLGLLN